In Brienomyrus brachyistius isolate T26 chromosome 14, BBRACH_0.4, whole genome shotgun sequence, the following proteins share a genomic window:
- the im:7136021 gene encoding uncharacterized protein im:7136021 isoform X2, which translates to MAISAFQLPQEVWFHVFRFLQPHEKGNIRNTCKFFKVLIDHPALWRNHTVVLKNIRSYDSQFWATLRRRRTTSVVVHKAGVKEWKRLATALPFLTSLTIVQCSNPKTLCTIERFKDLRRLAIRSFQCPPGLAGVLASLGHLTNLCLCELSGAPADLIGAVSKLSSLTTLLYHESDKPIPKKAFHTMLSSLPHLKHLSLKMGVLYGTLPDDYFILPKVNRDPSGEPRGAEFGLAKLELLSYMDPILPPAGLDGLQCLQSLTIEYRDRAVESNRCHLKTWLSKLPCLTELTVTRGYPLNVYARVIPRTLTSLSLPLVFLSLREMQVVARRAPGLQHLHTDLWSSDGHACLRELPRLFCQLRTLSLRDLNITEMDFLGLARLRYLEKLVLLHPNPSPELLGLIREFRERTNHEVQVVHSLPCGDPAACCCYLY; encoded by the exons ATGGCCATTTCAGCATTTCAGCTCCCCCAGGAGGTGTGGTTCCACGTGTTCCGATTTCTCCAGCCCCACGAGAAAGGAAACATTAGGAACACTTGCAAGTTCTTCAAGGTGCTGATAGACCACCCGGCTCTCTGGAGAAACCACACGGTAGTCCTGAAGAATATCCGTTCGTATGATTCGCAGTTCTGGGCCACTCTGCGTCGGAGGAGGACTACCTCCGTGGTGGTGCACAAGGCTGGCGTGAAGGAGTGGAAGCGGCTTGCGACGGCGCTCCCTTTTTTGACATCGCTTACCATAGTGCAGTGCTCGAACCCGAAGACACTGTGCACCATTGAACGTTTTAAGGACTTGAGACGACTGGCGATCCGCAGTTTTCAGTGCCCACCGGGACTGGCCGGTGTTCTGGCTTCACTGGGCCACTTAACGAATCTGTGTTTATGTGAGCTCAGCGGAGCTCCTGCAGATCTGATTGGCGCCGTGTCAAAGCTCTCTAGCCTCACCACTTTGTTATATCATGAGAGTGATAAACCTATACCCAAGAAAGCCTTCCACACTATGCTGTCATCACTGCCTCACCTGAAGCATTTGTCTTTAAAAATGGGAGTGTTATATGGAACTCTACCCGACGACTATTTTATATTGCCCAAAGTGAATCGGGACCCCAGTG GCGAACCACGTGGTGCTGAATTCGGACTTGCCAAGCTCGAGCTTCTGAGCTACATGGACCCCATCCTGCCTCCCGCCGGCTTAGATGGTCTCCAGTGTCTGCAGAGTCTGACCATTGAATATAGGGACAGGGCTGTGGAATCAAACCGGTGTCACCTGAAAACCTGGCTGAGCAAACTCCCCTGCCTGACTGAGCTCACAGTCACAA GAGGCTATCCCCTCAATGTGTACGCGCGTGTGATACCCAGGACGCTGACGAGCCTCTCCCTGCCGCTGGTGTTTCTAAGTCTGCGTGAGATGCAGGTGGTGGCCAGGCGGGCTCCTGGGCTGCAGCACCTGCACACGGACCTGTGGAGCAGCGATGGCCATGCGTGCCTGCGGGAGCTGCCTCGGCTCTTCTGTCAGCTACGCACTCTCAGTCTGCG GGACCTGAATATAACAGAGATGGACTTCCTGGGCTTGGCCAGATTGCGGTACCTGGAGAAGCTGGTGCTTCTCCACCCAAATCCCAGTCCCGAGCTTCTGGGCCTGATCCGCGAGTTCCGAGAACGGACCAACCACGAGGTTCAAGTAGTCCACTCTCTGCCCTGTGGAGACCCGGCAGCCTGCTGCTGCTATTTGTACTAA
- the im:7136021 gene encoding uncharacterized protein im:7136021 isoform X1 has product MAISAFQLPQEVWFHVFRFLQPHEKGNIRNTCKFFKVLIDHPALWRNHTVVLKNIRSYDSQFWATLRRRRTTSVVVHKAGVKEWKRLATALPFLTSLTIVQCSNPKTLCTIERFKDLRRLAIRSFQCPPGLAGVLASLGHLTNLCLCELSGAPADLIGAVSKLSSLTTLLYHESDKPIPKKAFHTMLSSLPHLKHLSLKMGVLYGTLPDDYFILPKVNRDPSVTGEPRGAEFGLAKLELLSYMDPILPPAGLDGLQCLQSLTIEYRDRAVESNRCHLKTWLSKLPCLTELTVTRGYPLNVYARVIPRTLTSLSLPLVFLSLREMQVVARRAPGLQHLHTDLWSSDGHACLRELPRLFCQLRTLSLRDLNITEMDFLGLARLRYLEKLVLLHPNPSPELLGLIREFRERTNHEVQVVHSLPCGDPAACCCYLY; this is encoded by the exons ATGGCCATTTCAGCATTTCAGCTCCCCCAGGAGGTGTGGTTCCACGTGTTCCGATTTCTCCAGCCCCACGAGAAAGGAAACATTAGGAACACTTGCAAGTTCTTCAAGGTGCTGATAGACCACCCGGCTCTCTGGAGAAACCACACGGTAGTCCTGAAGAATATCCGTTCGTATGATTCGCAGTTCTGGGCCACTCTGCGTCGGAGGAGGACTACCTCCGTGGTGGTGCACAAGGCTGGCGTGAAGGAGTGGAAGCGGCTTGCGACGGCGCTCCCTTTTTTGACATCGCTTACCATAGTGCAGTGCTCGAACCCGAAGACACTGTGCACCATTGAACGTTTTAAGGACTTGAGACGACTGGCGATCCGCAGTTTTCAGTGCCCACCGGGACTGGCCGGTGTTCTGGCTTCACTGGGCCACTTAACGAATCTGTGTTTATGTGAGCTCAGCGGAGCTCCTGCAGATCTGATTGGCGCCGTGTCAAAGCTCTCTAGCCTCACCACTTTGTTATATCATGAGAGTGATAAACCTATACCCAAGAAAGCCTTCCACACTATGCTGTCATCACTGCCTCACCTGAAGCATTTGTCTTTAAAAATGGGAGTGTTATATGGAACTCTACCCGACGACTATTTTATATTGCCCAAAGTGAATCGGGACCCCAGTG TAACAGGCGAACCACGTGGTGCTGAATTCGGACTTGCCAAGCTCGAGCTTCTGAGCTACATGGACCCCATCCTGCCTCCCGCCGGCTTAGATGGTCTCCAGTGTCTGCAGAGTCTGACCATTGAATATAGGGACAGGGCTGTGGAATCAAACCGGTGTCACCTGAAAACCTGGCTGAGCAAACTCCCCTGCCTGACTGAGCTCACAGTCACAA GAGGCTATCCCCTCAATGTGTACGCGCGTGTGATACCCAGGACGCTGACGAGCCTCTCCCTGCCGCTGGTGTTTCTAAGTCTGCGTGAGATGCAGGTGGTGGCCAGGCGGGCTCCTGGGCTGCAGCACCTGCACACGGACCTGTGGAGCAGCGATGGCCATGCGTGCCTGCGGGAGCTGCCTCGGCTCTTCTGTCAGCTACGCACTCTCAGTCTGCG GGACCTGAATATAACAGAGATGGACTTCCTGGGCTTGGCCAGATTGCGGTACCTGGAGAAGCTGGTGCTTCTCCACCCAAATCCCAGTCCCGAGCTTCTGGGCCTGATCCGCGAGTTCCGAGAACGGACCAACCACGAGGTTCAAGTAGTCCACTCTCTGCCCTGTGGAGACCCGGCAGCCTGCTGCTGCTATTTGTACTAA
- the mis18bp1 gene encoding mis18-binding protein 1 isoform X2 has protein sequence MAGSNRDRHPAEPLDFVKLPSNRHIKVTNSTVADDANGYGEIALELSSISADHSSLFFRTRKGQKMISNVMHPKSVESPAKIFARLKAKVLSENKLQQKQGDTASGHQAPNKTPRKFEHPWMNGEEKEHEELHQATYDVEALTLSPLPAPEKGPRFQSNPTLSLDMQKELKVTPKSTCPSFKLVSECTPLKWHGPPASSIHSLDDDLSTNGNTQDGPFVVPKDPVKKAPFLSSLRPESSQNSPAKIFALMKEKMELRKRQQEVNRMDSMAYAIRAEAALESVTRSLMMTSGDKTDSEVSQDVNAVSLAPSTAGSSLSPEESIAQTFETAPRGPVHGPLPDIMDDALLQNSPRICIPKKRAAMFQQRAREDSIKLKRRQHGTANEIHLKEWQVKMVNNGFFVDGVRVDDNMPWHSNIIAERISSNTLKTISGNIYVLLGRMVPSVDKSLPGWLQKKFLFGFPQKWKVYLQDCLTELKSHSSDSDKNKQKGKGSHWKPAQKQSKSTTKSHTPRLSVLKTPRTLPRSAIIGSDTKVSRSGRLLKPPLEFWKGARVIVDSDMNVTIQDSYMSAPTPLVNWKQAKFSTSSKSVEKAHSKTERRLRSAERGRDRAESNSDLGSSKSPGISHKQLPAHDAGEAALAKTTRQFTVQLLPLFSKGQLQECCQANGLHFSPAKSDPAPAGTQGVHSTSLSDACFTDEHQCWSQLEDSEPSVPRRRVKQRFRARDRSNKEAPLPRSCAEKEATDLQPATRSKLSRGRVELQKARLDSDTDCTPGPLTHTSRRVRKCRYKHPASALQTDDSSLEAEDPGWQPKSQLRARKQAEGRSTQAGVVRRDSGSDESQRALRASSRVRQGAMSRRTPIPALRGRPRQTCLPEPETRSGSAVHRSSRWKAGSSTNPDTPEEGHWRRLQSHARSSSDLGSSAESPHSDSLMDSPEIFALPKRPDTNRKVKDGDRESSPAATAADSQSELDDFQPSPEDYGRRKVTRLKRNGEQNRQKVGESPERIREAKKNMDKRKNENVKAAKQRKEDKEEVEDNDDAWTEKELDKLHKAVSSLPKHQSGFWVNVAMMVGTRSATECQEQHTCQQTLKVRPSRNKTAPSKEEPAKEPLQITAKVGTLKRKKQMRNFLDNMPKDNHDDVFTSSPLQSKRVKLPALSTHSEDHVFQQLQQNPQTPSSSGFPLVKTPQCLHISPGMLGSINRNNNDNYVYKLQKKMGKDWVALRGPGSPFQDKYTVTPSTKPKRGRDNAKNQSLPVWEMFSGKDPAPLPSDESGDEDYYFMEDD, from the exons ATGGCAGGAAGTAACCGAGACCGACATCCAGCTGAACCACTAGATTTTGTGAAGTTGCCGTCAAACCGTCATATAAAAGTGACGAACTCTACAGTTGCGGATGACGCAAACGGCTACGGTGAAATCGCTCTTGAGTTGAGCTCCATCTCCGCTGACCACAGCTCTCTATTTTTCCGAACAAGGAAAGGACAGAAAATGATTTCAAACGTGATGCACCCTAAATCAGTGGAATCCCCAGCCAAAATCTTTGCTAGGCTGAAAGCCAAAGTGCTGAGTGAAAACAAACTTCAGCAGAAACAAGGTGACACAGCCAGTGGACATCAAGCACCAAATAAGACCCCAAGAAAATTTGAACATCCCTGGATGAATGGAGAAGAGAaggaacacgaggagctccACCAGGCTACGTATGATGTGGAGGCCCTTACTTTGTCACCCCTGCCTGCTCCCGAGAAAGGTCCCAGATTTCAAAGTAATCCGACATTAAGTCTGGACATGCAGAAGGAACTCAAAGTGACCCCCAAATCCACATGCCCTTCATTCAAGCTAGTCAGTGAATGTACACCATTAAAATGGCATGGTCCTCCAGCTTCTAGTATCCATTCTTTGGATGATGATTTGTCCACAAATGGGAATACACAGGATGGGCCTTTTGTTG TCCCCAAAGATCCGGTGAAAAAGGCCCCTTTTCTGTCTTCTCTGAGGCCAGAGTCATCGCAGAATTCTCCAGCCAAGATATTCGCCCTCATGAAGGAGAAGATGGAGCTCCGGAAGCGTCAGCAGGAGGTCAACCGAATGGATAGCATGGCTTATGCTATACGTGCAG AGGCTGCTCTTGAATCCGTAACACGAAGCTTAATGATGACGAGTGGCGATAAGACTGACAGCGAGGTTTCCCAGGATGTGAACGCTGTGTCGCTTGCCCCCTCGACCGCTGGCTCCTCCCTCAGCCCAGAGGAATCTATAGCCCAGACATTCGAGACAGCCCCCAGAGGCCCCGTCCACGGCCCACTTCCGGACATCATGGACGATGCCCTGCTGCAGAACTCGCCTCGGATCTGCATCCCCAAAAAGAGGGCCGCTATGTTCCAACAGAGAGCCAGAGAGGACTCGATAAAGCTGAAGAGGAGACAACATGGCACC GCGAATGAAATTCATTTAAAGGAATGGCAGGTTAAGATGGTGAACAATGGCTTCTTTGTTGATGGCGTACGTGT GGACGACAATATGCCTTGGCATAGCAACATAATCGCAGAGAGAATCTCGAGCAACACGCTGAAGACGATCTCTGGGAACATCTACGTGCTGCTGGGTCGGATGGTGCCCAGTGTCGATAAGT CTTTGCCTGGATGGTTGCAGAAGAAGTTCCTCTTTGGCTTCCCTCAAAAGTGGAAGGTTTACCTGCAGGACTGTTTAACAGAGTTGAAAAG TCACAGTTCGGACTctgacaaaaataaacaaaaaggcaAAGGTTCTCATTGGAAACCAGCCCAGAAGCAGAGCAAATCTACAACAAAGAGCCACACGCCCAGACTGTCTGTCTTGAAGACCCCCAGGACCT TGCCTCGCTCTGCCATAATCGGGAGCGATACCAAGGTGTCTCGCAGCGGCAGACTCCTCAAGCCCCCTCTGGAGTTTTGGAAGGGGGCGCGGGTGATCGTGGATTCGGACATGAACGTCACTATACAGGACAGCTATATGTCCGCTCCCACTCCGCTTGTG AATTGGAAGCAAGCAAAGTTTTCCACATCATCAAAGAGCGTAGAGAAGGCGCATTCTAAAACAG AGCGCAGGCTGAGGTCagcagagagggggagagacagGGCTGAGAGTAACTCTGACCTTGGTAGCAGCAAGAGTCCAGGCATTTCTCACAAGCAGCTGCCCGCCCACGACGCAGGGGAGGCGGCCCTTGCCAAGACCACGCGCCAGTTCACAGTGCAGCTGTTGCCCCTGTTCAGCAAGGGTCAGCTACAGGAGTGCTGCCAGGCGAACGGCCTTCATTTCTCCCCTGCTAAGTCAGACCCAGCCCCGGCAGGTACGCAGGGGGTCCACTCTACCAGCCTGAGCGATGCGTGCTTTACAGATGAGCACCAGTGCTGGTCCCAGTTGGAAGACAGTGAGCCATCCGTACCCCGGAGGCGTGTGAAGCAGCGCTTTCGGGCCAGGGACAGATCAAACAAGGAAGCACCACTTCCCAGGAGTTGCGCTGAGAAAGAAGCGACGGACCTGCAGCCTGCGACCCGCTCCAAGCTCTCGAGGGGCAGGGTGGAGCTCCAGAAGGCACGTTTGGATTCGGACACCGACTGCACCCCGGGACCCCTGACCCACACTAGCCGGAGAGTGAGGAAATGCCGCTATAAACATCCAGCAAGCGCTTTGCAGACTGATGACAGCAGCTTGGAGGCAGAAGATCCGGGGTGGCAACCAAAATCACAACTGCGAGCTAGAAAGCAGGCCGAAGGAAGATCGACTCAAGCAGGGGTCGTCAGGAGAGACAGCGGGAGCGACGAGTCCCAAAGGGCACTAAGGGCTTCTTCCAGGGTCAGGCAGGGTGCGATGAGCAGGAGGACCCCCATCCCAGCACTCCGGGGCCGTCCCCGGCAGACGTGTCTGCCGGAACCCGAGACCCGCTCCGGTTCTGCTGTTCACAGGAGCTCCCGTTGGAAGGCGGGAAGCTCCACCAATCCAGACACGCCCGAAGAAGGCCATTGGCGTCGCCTTCAGTCCCACGCaagaagcagctcagatttgggGAGCAGCGCTGAATCTCCTCACAGCGATAGTTTAATGGATAGCCCCGAGATTTTTGCCTTGCCGAAGAGACCAGATACCAACCGAAAAGTGAAAGATGGTGACAGAGAGAGCTCCCCTGCAGCAACCGCCGccgactcccagtctgagctggaTGACTTTCAGCCGTCCCCAGAGGACTACGGCCGTAGGAAAGTTACTCGCCTAAAGAGAAATGGTGAGCAGAATCGGCAGAAAGTCGGCGAGTCCCCAGAGAGGATTCgagaggcaaaaaaaaacatggataaGAGGAAGAACGAGAACGTCAAAGCGGCCAAGCAGAGGAAGGAGGACAAGGAAGAGGTGGAGGACAATGATGACGCCTGGACGGAAAAAGAACTGGACAAACTGCACAA GGCTGTGTCCAGCCTGCCGAAGCACCAGAGTGGATTCTGGGTAAATGTGGCCATGATGGTTGGCACGCGCTCTGCCACGGAATGCCAGGAGCAGCACACTTGCCAGCAGACCCTGAAGGTCCGGCCTAGCAGGAATAAGACAGCCCCCTCGAAGGAGGAACCAG CGAAGGAGCCACTGCAGATAACAGCGAAAGTGGGAACGCTGAAGAGGAAGAAGCAGATGAGGAATTTCCTGGACAACATGCCGAAAGACAACCACGATGACGTGTTCACCAGCTCCCCCCTACAGAGCAAACGGGTTAAG CTGCCTGCACTGTCCACCCACTCGGAGGACCACGTGttccagcagctgcagcagaacCCGCAGACGCCCAGCTCCTCCGGCTTCCCCCTGGTGAAAACGCCACAGTGTCTTCATATCAGCCCTGGGATGCTCGGCTCCATTAACAG
- the mis18bp1 gene encoding mis18-binding protein 1 isoform X1 produces MITPFKRPSVQTDGDWQFKYIPVHKISSNTITPVKDSPKMAGSNRDRHPAEPLDFVKLPSNRHIKVTNSTVADDANGYGEIALELSSISADHSSLFFRTRKGQKMISNVMHPKSVESPAKIFARLKAKVLSENKLQQKQGDTASGHQAPNKTPRKFEHPWMNGEEKEHEELHQATYDVEALTLSPLPAPEKGPRFQSNPTLSLDMQKELKVTPKSTCPSFKLVSECTPLKWHGPPASSIHSLDDDLSTNGNTQDGPFVVPKDPVKKAPFLSSLRPESSQNSPAKIFALMKEKMELRKRQQEVNRMDSMAYAIRAEAALESVTRSLMMTSGDKTDSEVSQDVNAVSLAPSTAGSSLSPEESIAQTFETAPRGPVHGPLPDIMDDALLQNSPRICIPKKRAAMFQQRAREDSIKLKRRQHGTANEIHLKEWQVKMVNNGFFVDGVRVDDNMPWHSNIIAERISSNTLKTISGNIYVLLGRMVPSVDKSLPGWLQKKFLFGFPQKWKVYLQDCLTELKSHSSDSDKNKQKGKGSHWKPAQKQSKSTTKSHTPRLSVLKTPRTLPRSAIIGSDTKVSRSGRLLKPPLEFWKGARVIVDSDMNVTIQDSYMSAPTPLVNWKQAKFSTSSKSVEKAHSKTERRLRSAERGRDRAESNSDLGSSKSPGISHKQLPAHDAGEAALAKTTRQFTVQLLPLFSKGQLQECCQANGLHFSPAKSDPAPAGTQGVHSTSLSDACFTDEHQCWSQLEDSEPSVPRRRVKQRFRARDRSNKEAPLPRSCAEKEATDLQPATRSKLSRGRVELQKARLDSDTDCTPGPLTHTSRRVRKCRYKHPASALQTDDSSLEAEDPGWQPKSQLRARKQAEGRSTQAGVVRRDSGSDESQRALRASSRVRQGAMSRRTPIPALRGRPRQTCLPEPETRSGSAVHRSSRWKAGSSTNPDTPEEGHWRRLQSHARSSSDLGSSAESPHSDSLMDSPEIFALPKRPDTNRKVKDGDRESSPAATAADSQSELDDFQPSPEDYGRRKVTRLKRNGEQNRQKVGESPERIREAKKNMDKRKNENVKAAKQRKEDKEEVEDNDDAWTEKELDKLHKAVSSLPKHQSGFWVNVAMMVGTRSATECQEQHTCQQTLKVRPSRNKTAPSKEEPAKEPLQITAKVGTLKRKKQMRNFLDNMPKDNHDDVFTSSPLQSKRVKLPALSTHSEDHVFQQLQQNPQTPSSSGFPLVKTPQCLHISPGMLGSINRNNNDNYVYKLQKKMGKDWVALRGPGSPFQDKYTVTPSTKPKRGRDNAKNQSLPVWEMFSGKDPAPLPSDESGDEDYYFMEDD; encoded by the exons ATGATTACCCCGTTTAAAAGACCATCGGTCCAAACAGATGGAGATTGGCAGTTTAAATATATACCAGTACATAAGATCTCGTCAAACACCATCACACCTGTCAAGGATTCGCCGAAGATGGCAGGAAGTAACCGAGACCGACATCCAGCTGAACCACTAGATTTTGTGAAGTTGCCGTCAAACCGTCATATAAAAGTGACGAACTCTACAGTTGCGGATGACGCAAACGGCTACGGTGAAATCGCTCTTGAGTTGAGCTCCATCTCCGCTGACCACAGCTCTCTATTTTTCCGAACAAGGAAAGGACAGAAAATGATTTCAAACGTGATGCACCCTAAATCAGTGGAATCCCCAGCCAAAATCTTTGCTAGGCTGAAAGCCAAAGTGCTGAGTGAAAACAAACTTCAGCAGAAACAAGGTGACACAGCCAGTGGACATCAAGCACCAAATAAGACCCCAAGAAAATTTGAACATCCCTGGATGAATGGAGAAGAGAaggaacacgaggagctccACCAGGCTACGTATGATGTGGAGGCCCTTACTTTGTCACCCCTGCCTGCTCCCGAGAAAGGTCCCAGATTTCAAAGTAATCCGACATTAAGTCTGGACATGCAGAAGGAACTCAAAGTGACCCCCAAATCCACATGCCCTTCATTCAAGCTAGTCAGTGAATGTACACCATTAAAATGGCATGGTCCTCCAGCTTCTAGTATCCATTCTTTGGATGATGATTTGTCCACAAATGGGAATACACAGGATGGGCCTTTTGTTG TCCCCAAAGATCCGGTGAAAAAGGCCCCTTTTCTGTCTTCTCTGAGGCCAGAGTCATCGCAGAATTCTCCAGCCAAGATATTCGCCCTCATGAAGGAGAAGATGGAGCTCCGGAAGCGTCAGCAGGAGGTCAACCGAATGGATAGCATGGCTTATGCTATACGTGCAG AGGCTGCTCTTGAATCCGTAACACGAAGCTTAATGATGACGAGTGGCGATAAGACTGACAGCGAGGTTTCCCAGGATGTGAACGCTGTGTCGCTTGCCCCCTCGACCGCTGGCTCCTCCCTCAGCCCAGAGGAATCTATAGCCCAGACATTCGAGACAGCCCCCAGAGGCCCCGTCCACGGCCCACTTCCGGACATCATGGACGATGCCCTGCTGCAGAACTCGCCTCGGATCTGCATCCCCAAAAAGAGGGCCGCTATGTTCCAACAGAGAGCCAGAGAGGACTCGATAAAGCTGAAGAGGAGACAACATGGCACC GCGAATGAAATTCATTTAAAGGAATGGCAGGTTAAGATGGTGAACAATGGCTTCTTTGTTGATGGCGTACGTGT GGACGACAATATGCCTTGGCATAGCAACATAATCGCAGAGAGAATCTCGAGCAACACGCTGAAGACGATCTCTGGGAACATCTACGTGCTGCTGGGTCGGATGGTGCCCAGTGTCGATAAGT CTTTGCCTGGATGGTTGCAGAAGAAGTTCCTCTTTGGCTTCCCTCAAAAGTGGAAGGTTTACCTGCAGGACTGTTTAACAGAGTTGAAAAG TCACAGTTCGGACTctgacaaaaataaacaaaaaggcaAAGGTTCTCATTGGAAACCAGCCCAGAAGCAGAGCAAATCTACAACAAAGAGCCACACGCCCAGACTGTCTGTCTTGAAGACCCCCAGGACCT TGCCTCGCTCTGCCATAATCGGGAGCGATACCAAGGTGTCTCGCAGCGGCAGACTCCTCAAGCCCCCTCTGGAGTTTTGGAAGGGGGCGCGGGTGATCGTGGATTCGGACATGAACGTCACTATACAGGACAGCTATATGTCCGCTCCCACTCCGCTTGTG AATTGGAAGCAAGCAAAGTTTTCCACATCATCAAAGAGCGTAGAGAAGGCGCATTCTAAAACAG AGCGCAGGCTGAGGTCagcagagagggggagagacagGGCTGAGAGTAACTCTGACCTTGGTAGCAGCAAGAGTCCAGGCATTTCTCACAAGCAGCTGCCCGCCCACGACGCAGGGGAGGCGGCCCTTGCCAAGACCACGCGCCAGTTCACAGTGCAGCTGTTGCCCCTGTTCAGCAAGGGTCAGCTACAGGAGTGCTGCCAGGCGAACGGCCTTCATTTCTCCCCTGCTAAGTCAGACCCAGCCCCGGCAGGTACGCAGGGGGTCCACTCTACCAGCCTGAGCGATGCGTGCTTTACAGATGAGCACCAGTGCTGGTCCCAGTTGGAAGACAGTGAGCCATCCGTACCCCGGAGGCGTGTGAAGCAGCGCTTTCGGGCCAGGGACAGATCAAACAAGGAAGCACCACTTCCCAGGAGTTGCGCTGAGAAAGAAGCGACGGACCTGCAGCCTGCGACCCGCTCCAAGCTCTCGAGGGGCAGGGTGGAGCTCCAGAAGGCACGTTTGGATTCGGACACCGACTGCACCCCGGGACCCCTGACCCACACTAGCCGGAGAGTGAGGAAATGCCGCTATAAACATCCAGCAAGCGCTTTGCAGACTGATGACAGCAGCTTGGAGGCAGAAGATCCGGGGTGGCAACCAAAATCACAACTGCGAGCTAGAAAGCAGGCCGAAGGAAGATCGACTCAAGCAGGGGTCGTCAGGAGAGACAGCGGGAGCGACGAGTCCCAAAGGGCACTAAGGGCTTCTTCCAGGGTCAGGCAGGGTGCGATGAGCAGGAGGACCCCCATCCCAGCACTCCGGGGCCGTCCCCGGCAGACGTGTCTGCCGGAACCCGAGACCCGCTCCGGTTCTGCTGTTCACAGGAGCTCCCGTTGGAAGGCGGGAAGCTCCACCAATCCAGACACGCCCGAAGAAGGCCATTGGCGTCGCCTTCAGTCCCACGCaagaagcagctcagatttgggGAGCAGCGCTGAATCTCCTCACAGCGATAGTTTAATGGATAGCCCCGAGATTTTTGCCTTGCCGAAGAGACCAGATACCAACCGAAAAGTGAAAGATGGTGACAGAGAGAGCTCCCCTGCAGCAACCGCCGccgactcccagtctgagctggaTGACTTTCAGCCGTCCCCAGAGGACTACGGCCGTAGGAAAGTTACTCGCCTAAAGAGAAATGGTGAGCAGAATCGGCAGAAAGTCGGCGAGTCCCCAGAGAGGATTCgagaggcaaaaaaaaacatggataaGAGGAAGAACGAGAACGTCAAAGCGGCCAAGCAGAGGAAGGAGGACAAGGAAGAGGTGGAGGACAATGATGACGCCTGGACGGAAAAAGAACTGGACAAACTGCACAA GGCTGTGTCCAGCCTGCCGAAGCACCAGAGTGGATTCTGGGTAAATGTGGCCATGATGGTTGGCACGCGCTCTGCCACGGAATGCCAGGAGCAGCACACTTGCCAGCAGACCCTGAAGGTCCGGCCTAGCAGGAATAAGACAGCCCCCTCGAAGGAGGAACCAG CGAAGGAGCCACTGCAGATAACAGCGAAAGTGGGAACGCTGAAGAGGAAGAAGCAGATGAGGAATTTCCTGGACAACATGCCGAAAGACAACCACGATGACGTGTTCACCAGCTCCCCCCTACAGAGCAAACGGGTTAAG CTGCCTGCACTGTCCACCCACTCGGAGGACCACGTGttccagcagctgcagcagaacCCGCAGACGCCCAGCTCCTCCGGCTTCCCCCTGGTGAAAACGCCACAGTGTCTTCATATCAGCCCTGGGATGCTCGGCTCCATTAACAG